A region from the Halogeometricum sp. S3BR5-2 genome encodes:
- a CDS encoding plastocyanin/azurin family copper-binding protein translates to MNEDFAFDPKTVTVSAGTTVRWVNDSEVGHTVTAYGDRIPTEAAYFASGGFESERAARNDVSGGLLATDETYEHTFDITGTYEYVCIPHESSGMTGTVTVE, encoded by the coding sequence ATGAACGAAGACTTCGCGTTCGATCCAAAGACGGTCACTGTAAGCGCCGGCACAACAGTGAGATGGGTGAACGATAGCGAGGTCGGGCATACAGTGACGGCCTATGGGGACAGGATTCCCACGGAGGCAGCGTATTTCGCCAGTGGGGGATTCGAGTCTGAGAGAGCAGCACGAAACGACGTGAGTGGAGGGCTGCTCGCTACCGACGAGACGTACGAACACACCTTCGACATCACTGGGACGTACGAGTATGTGTGCATTCCACACGAAAGCTCAGGGATGACAGGCACTGTAACGGTCGAGTAG